The Terriglobia bacterium DNA window TAACTGCTCTCGACGGATAAAGGTAAGTCGTGCATTCTTATGAATGTCCATTCGGGCCTCCAGATTTGAGTTGACTGCTCATCACAATCAGCTTCTCTGGTTTTGCTCGAATGGACAACCTCTTGAAATGTCACAGTTAACCTGGACCACTGACCTTCCCGCCGCGTAATGTCTACCGCCTTGAAATAGTAATTCTTCATGAAAAAACCGACGGGGTTCCTTTGTCTGCGGCATTCGGACGGGTCTCGGCTCTTTCCATGTGGTGAAAATCGAACATCTGCGGACGGGGTACGCGTGGCGCGGGGTCCGCTTTGGGTCGCCAAAAAAGTGAATCCTCTCCCATCCCCTCTCATCTATACCTAGCAAAACAAGCGCTTTACGGCGTTTCACAAAAATTGTGTTTAGTTTTCATTGCGCGTTAACCGGCCAGTGGTAGCTTTCGTCTAAGTAAGTAACGCTATAGAAAAAGGTGTGGTAATGGCATTTCAGGCAGTAAAGGCGCAAACAGCGGAAAGCACTATCAACAACTTACTGGCAGCCATGGGCGTGAAAGTGGATGAAGCCGTAGGCAGCGCGATTTCGGCGCTTCTGCACACCGACTCTCATGTGGTTGCGGGCGTGCTTGAAAGCTCAGTGGCAATTCAGGAGTTGGAACGCACGCTGGATCAAACCGTTTTTTCAGCCTTGGAAGGCTGCTACCTTGAAACTGCTGAAATCAAGCACCTCACATCCGCAGTCGCAATTGGCAAAGACCTGTCGCGCTTAGGCAAACTCGCCGCCAACCTGGGACGCAAGGTAAGTGAAGTGGGAAGGCATCATGAGCATGAGGACTTTTCCCGGCTCCAGCCGCTGGCCATCGCAGTCTCTCATCTTTGTCGACAGACGCTGCGCTCGCTGGTGCGTCTTGATCCGGTGCTGGCGCGCAACGCCGCGCATGGCGGGGCTTCCGTGGATGCCTATCGTGACTATGTTTTGCGCGGTCTAAGCCGCCCGGAACCCCACGCCAGGGACGAGCAGGATCTCCACCTGATCTTTGCATCGCGCTGTCTTGAGCAACTCGCGGACAACGCAATCCATCTGGCAGAGAACCTGGTCACCTTTCTTGAAGGCCAGGATGAGCGGGAAGACACCCAAAGCATGGCTTCCTGAAGCCAGATCTTTTGCAAAAAAACCGAAATCTCACTGGGGATGAACACCGAATTTACAAATTCAAAATGGTCCTATTGAACTTTTGAATCTGTGTAAATCAGTGTCATCAGTGTTATCTGCGGTGAGGTTTTGGTTTTTTGTGCAAAGCCGGGACGGATCCGTCCACCCAGAATTTGCACACGATTCACGGCGCTTTAACCCTGCATTCACAATTCTTGTTTATAACTTGCGATAGACGGATGAATGTCGAATCAAGCCGCTCTTTCCTTGGGCGAGAGAGCGGCGGACAAGGTACGCGCAGTCATGACCACCCCGGCAACTCTCCTTCCGCAGGGATCCACCGTGCAATCCCATCTGGTCGGCCTCACGTTGAGCGCATGTTCAGTGGCCAAAGACGAGGTCACGCATGCCATTGACGGCCTGATCAACGGATCGCAACTGGCGCTGATGGCGGTTCGCAAATGTGAAGAGCGGCTGGACAGCATGGACCGCGAAATGGATGAAGAGCTTGCCACGGTGATCACGCAGGTTACGCCACTGCAGGCGCGTGAGCTGCTCGCATGTATGAAGCTCATGCTCGATCTTGAGCGCGTAGGAGATCTGGTTGCCAGTTTCAGCGAACGGTCAGCCATTGTGCGCAACCGCATTGATATGGATGATATTGAGCAGCTAACCCGCATGGGCTGCCTGCTGGAAAACATGCTCAGCACCATGGTCAAGGCCTTTGCCAGCCGCAACATTGAGCAGGCGCTGCATGTGTTGCGTACCGACTCTGAAATCGATCGCCTGCGCAACCTGATTGTCGTTCGCCACACGGAGAATGCTGAAGGACTCAAGGGGCCTGAAAGCTTGCACGTGCTGTCCATGGCCAACTCGCTGGAACGCGCCGGCGACCACATCAAGAACATGGCGGAGGAACTCTGCCATCTCGCGACGGGACACACCATTCGCCATCTGATCCGCGCCAAAGACAAGCCGATTGAACAGATGTTCCTGCAATGGCTGGCCAGGCAGAACCCGGCACAGAGCGAGTAAGAGCGCGTTCCCAAAGCGGCGAGGCCGACTCTTAGTGCTAACTGTAACCTTCATATAACTCGTCATCCCGACGGCCGTTAAGCGAGCGCGCGCTTTTACCAGCGCGCGAGTAGGACGGAGGGACCTGTGCTTGCTTTTTAAAGTTCACGCTATCAATAACCGCTTTTAGGCCGACTTGCGCGCCGAGCCACTCGCTTCAGGGCGGAAAACTCTCTCCCAAGACCAGCCTGCCAAAGCGGTCTGGAGCGTAGCGACATAAAAAAGGAGACACTCTGGGCAGCAGCAGTTTCCAACCCCATTGAATCGGCATCACACTAATTGGTCGCGGTGTCTCCAACCAGGCCGTGATCACAAAACAGCATAAAAAGAGGAGATGCAATGCGTTTGGTAGACAATCTCCGTAAAGCTGAAGAAAAAGGCGTCATGCGCATCCGGCGAGGCGTGGACAGAACTCGCGAAGAATGGGCTGATATTGAACGCCGGATTCGACAGCGCATGCGTATTTATCCACATAAACAAAAGGCTGCCGCGGCTGGCGTCGGACGGATCAACCTCGGTCAGGATGTGCCAGAGCCTTCGTCGGACGAGCCGCGCAAGCCGATCATTTCAATTCGCGGGCAGGATATGAACTGAAGTTAGGTAAACACCAATCCTCCCGCGCAAAACAATGAGCCGGTGTTCCTGAAAGAGCTACCGGCTCAGACTTTGTACAAAAATCCAAAATCTCACCACGGATTACACTGACAACACGGATTTACACGGATCAAAAAATTTCAATAAGGCTATTTCGTAAATTTGAAAATCCGTATTATCCGGTGTTATCCGTGGTGAGATTTTCTTGCGGTTTCGCTTGCCTATTTCTTGCGATCGCGCGGCGTTACGTTGATCGTTGGCTTGCGCAGCGGAATGATCGCGCCCTTGCTGGGATCGGCATGGGCATTGCTGGCGCGGAACGCGACTTCATCCTGCACAAAGCGGACAAACTCCTGCATCTTTCGGTTCATGTCTTCCATGCGCTCCCGCATCTGCAGGATGATAGCGATTCCTGCGATGTTCACGCCCAGGTCTCGCGCCAGGTTCAGGATAAATTCCAACCGCTGCAGATCTTCTTCTGTGTAAAGACGCGTGTTGCCGTCCGTACGCGAGGGCTTGAGCAAACCTTCCCGCTCATAGAGCCGCAGCGTCTGCGGATGGATGCCGTACATCTCCGCCACGGAAGAAATCATGTAAGCGCCCTTGGATTTGCGTTTAGCGGTCATGGTTTATCTATTCTGCTTTGCATAAATACAATGGTCATAGCCGCGCCAGAAAATGATCTTCTCGCATGTCAGCCCGTTCTTCTCCGCCACCCGGATTGATGGCATGTTTTCAGGTCGAATCAGCGAGATCACGCGGCCAACGCCCATTTTTGTGAACGCGTACTGCATGCACGCCTGAGCAGCTTCTGTGGCATAGCCGTTGCCCCATAGATCGCGCCGCACATGATAGCCAATCTCAATGTCGTCCCTTCCATCCACGTCCCGTAGGAAGCAGCCGCAGTCCCCAATAACTTCGTTAGTCTTCCGCAGCAGCATCGCCCACAGACCAAACCCCTCGCCTCGATAGCGGTTGCGATTTCGCTCAATCCACTCTTCAACGCCCTTGCGGTCAAAGGCTGCCGGATAATACTGCATTGCCACCGGATCACCCAGCACGGCCAGCAGAGCGTCTGCATCCTGCGGCACAAACTCGCGCAGGCGAAGACGCCTGGTCTCCAGCACTACACGTTGCTTTGCTACACCTTGCTCCACAACTCCGCCCGTGGATCGTCTTTGTGCAGCTCATGCAATTCCTGCCACAGCTCGCGCGCTTTTAAGTCATGGGCCTCAGGGACCATGATCTTGATCTCCACGATCTCGTCGCCGCGATTGTCTTCATGCGTGGCAGAAGGCACTCCTTTTTCGCGTAGCCGCAGCTTCTGTCCGCTTTGCGTTCCCGGTGGGATCTTCAACTGCGAACGGCCATCGATGGTCGGCACTTCAATCTTCGCTCCCAATGCTGATTCCCACGCGGCAACCGGGATAGTCACGTAGATATCGTCGCCTTCGCGGCGAAACACCGGATGCTCGCCCACGCGGATGATCACATATAAATCGCCTGGCTGTCCGCCATGCAACCCGGCATTGCCTTTGCCGGCGATGCGTATGCGCTGTCCGTCGCGCGTACCCGCTTTTACACGTACTTCCAGCGGCTCTGTGCGCTCCACCGCGCCTTCGCCGTGGCATACGGGGCACGGAGGCTGCACCTTGCCGCTACCGCCGCAGCGCGGGCAGGCGACGTTGAACTTCATTCCGCCGCCGGATTGCGTGATGTGGCCGCTGCCATGGCATTGCGGGCAAGTCGTGGGCGTTCCGACGACGCCGCTTCCGTGGCAGTTGGTACAGGTATCAAGTCGCGTAATGCTCAGGCGCATCACCGCGCCGCGAATTGCGTCCCAGAAGCCGACATTCACCTGATATTCAAGATCGGTACCGTGTTCCGGCCCCACTTCCGTGGCTGCCCCGCCGCGTCCTCCGCCAAAAATGCTGGAAAAAATATCGCGGAAGCCGCCTCCGCCGCCTGACCGGCCGCCCGCGCCGCCAAGATCAGAAAAATCAAAGCCATTGAAATCAAAGCCCTGGCCACCTCGGCCGCCTGGAGGCGTTGCTCCAAATCCACCTGCCCCAAATCCGCCGCCACGCGAATAAGCTTCTGCCGCTGCGGGATCGATGTTGTCTGAGTAAAAGCCGAGCTGGTCGTAGATCTTGCGCTTCTTGGGATCGCTCAGCACGTCATTGGCTTCAGAAATTTCCTTGAACTTCTCTTCCGACTTCTTGTCATTGGGATTAACGTCAGGATGGTATTTGCGGGCGAGTTTGCGGAAGGCCTTGCGGATCTCCTCTGCCGAGGCGGTCTTTTTGACGCCCAGCGCGCCGTAATAATCTTTTTGTTGAGTCGTCGCCATGAATTTGGTTTTGCTAATTACTAAGTACTAATTACTGCTTTTCCGGCACCTTCGTCGCCTGCCAGGCCACGGCCTGCCACTTGCCGTTGCGCTTTAAAAAGGTTCCTGTGTTGCGATAGTAAGCCGTCGTCGGCTTGCCGTTCTCAGTGTTGTGCGCGATCAGCCGAAAATTCACGACCGCCATTTCCCCGTAAGGATGGACCGTGAAATCGTCGCCCTCAAAAGTCATTTGCGGGTCGCTGGTTGAGCGAACATCAATATTCTTCAGGATGTCGGCTTTGGTAACGGTCAAGCCGGTGGCGCGCGTATAGATCACATCATCGGCAAAGAACTCCTGAAACACCTTGGGATCGTTCTTGGGCACATTGGCCAGAAAGTCGCGCACCAGTTGCGTGACCTGCTGGGTTGTGGCATCTTGCGGACCGGCAGGCTTGGTGGCCTTCGCATTGTTTTGCGCCAGGGCCATCATCGGTAACAAGGCCGCAACGGCAAACATCCGCAGGCCACGACGTCTCATGTATTTCATCAATTCTCCAGAGCTGCTAGCCACTAGCTACTGGCGGCTAGCTAAACCGAATTTTTTAACTCGCTCATTTTCCGGAAATCCGCAAAGCTGATCCTGCCCATGCACAAGCTAACAGCCAGCAGCTAGCCGCTAGCAGCTTCTTACGCTGCGCCCACTTCCTGGATCATGTACCGCGCGCCCGGTTCGTCTGCCACCGCGCTGGCGACAAACTGCTGCGCTGCTTCTATCGTGTACAGCCCGGGCATTACCACCCAGTTCACAACCTGGCTCCATCCTTCCGCCATTTTTACTACCAGATATTTTTTCAAAAGAGACTCCTTTTGTCGCATAGGCTAAAGGCGGCTTAGCGCCGCCTTTGCCACGCCGTTAGTGTTGCGGAGAACTTATCTCTTGTCCTCCACGTCAACGTACTCTGCGTCTATTACGCCTTCATCTTTCTTTTCCTGCTGCCCGGCGCCGTTCGACTGCGCGCCTGCCTGCGGGCCTGCCCCAGAAGCGCCATCCGCCGGGGCCGCCTGCTGCGCCTTGTACATGGCTTCAGCCAGTTTGTGCGAAGCTGCGGTCAGCTTTTCGCGTGCTGCGTTCATGGCTGCCGCGTCGGTGCCTTCCAGCGCTTTCTTCGCGTCCGCCACCGCCGACTCGACCTGGCCCTTTTCGTCGCCAGAGATCTTGTCGCCGTTTTCCTTCAGCATCTTCTCTACCTGATAGACCATGCCATCAAGCTGGTTGCGGGCCTCGATTTCCTCACGCTTCGCCTTGTCTTCCGCCGAATGCGCTTCGGCTTCCTTGGCCATGCGTTCCACTTCTTCCTTGCTCAGGCCTGAAGAAGAGGTGATCTGGATCTTCTGCTCCTTGTTCGTGGCCTTGTCTTTCGCGGTCACGTTCAAGATTCCGTTGGCGTCGATATCGAACGTCACCTCAATCTGCGGCACGCCACGCGGCGCCGGCGGTAGGCCGGTCAGGTGGAACTTGCCCAGAGTGCGGTTGTCCTTTGCCAAAGGCCGCTCGCCCTGCAACACGTGGACTTCAACCGATGGCTGGCTGTCCGCCGCCGTGGAGAAAGTCTCCGTCTTCTTGGTCGGAATTGTGGTGTTGCGCGGAATCATCTGCGTGGCCACGCCGCCCAGGGTCTCGATCGACAACGTCAACGGAGTTACGTCGAGCAGGAGCAGGTCCTTCACGTCTCCCGCCAGCACGCCCGCCTGCACCGCTGCGCCAATGGCAACAACTTCATCCGGGTTCACGCCCTTGTGCGGTTCTTTGCCAAACAGCTCTTTTACCAGCGCCTGGATGCGAGGCATGCGCGTCTGTCCGCCGACCAGGACTACTTCGTCGATCTTGCTGGCGTCAACGCCCGCATCTTTCAGTGCCTGCTTGCACGGCGCCACGGAGCGCTGGATGATGTCATCCACCATCTGCTCCAACTTGGTGCGCGTAAGCTTCTTCACCAGGTGCTTGGGACCGGTTGCGTCCGCGGTGATAAACGGCAGATTGATTTCGCTTTCCATGGTGGTGGAAAGTTCGATCTTGGCTTTCTCCGCCGCGTCACGCAGGCGCTGCAGAGCCATCTCATTGCCTTTGGCGCGCAGATCAAGCCCTTCATCTTTCTTGAACTCTTCCACAAGCCAGTCAACAATGCGCTGGTCAATGTTGTCGCCGCCCAGGTGCGTATCACCGTTGGTGGACTTCACTTCAATCACGCCTTCGCCCACTTCAAGGATTGAAATATCGAAAGTGCCGCCGCCGAAGTCGTACACAGCGATGGTTTCTTCTTTCTTCTTGTCCAGACCGTAAGCCAGTGCGGCTGCCGTGGGCTCATTGACGATGCGCTTTACATCGAGCCCGGCAACCTTGCCGGCGTCTTTGGTGGCTTGGCGCTGCGCGTCATTAAAGTACGCGGGAACCGTAATCACGGCTTCCGTTACCGACTGGCCAAGGTAATCTTCCGCCGCTTTCTTGAGCTTCTGCAGGATCATCGCTGAAACCTGCTGCGGCGTGTATTCCTGTCCCTGCGCCACCACGGCAACGTGATCGCCCTGGCGCACGACCTTGTAGGGGACCATCTTCATTTCTTCATTCACTTCGTCAAAACGGCGTCCCATAAACCGCTTGATGGAATAAACCGTGTTTTCCGGATTGGTGATGGCCTGCCGTTTGGCCACCTGACCGACAAGGCGCTCACCAGATTTGGTGAAGCCGACCACTGAAGGCGTCGTCCGACCGCCTTCCTCGTTGGCGATAACTTTCGGTTCGCCGCCCTCCATCACGGCCACCACTGAGTTGGTGGTTCCGAGATCAATTCCAATAATCTTCCCCATGGCTTTCAGCCTCCCTGCTTATAAGTGCTTTAAAATAAGTGCATTTACCTATAACAATAAAACGATTATGAGATATGAGTGTCTTACTGTCAAGGGATTAGATGTCATGGTCGGTGAGGAAGTTGCGAGAAAAACAGGGCTTTGCCACAGCAGGGAAGTCCTGCTCTTTCATGGGATTACAGGTTGAGTCAGAGTCGAGGATTGGGTGCCAAGCTTACAGGATTTGCCTTTTACGCTACGGCATTCGGCTGGACTACAGGCGCAAGGGAATGCGCTTTGTTGCCACCTTCAGAGCGTGCGATCTCCAGCGCGCTTTCCACGCGGTTAATCACTTCAGTCACCATGTCCACGGCATCAAAACGCTCTTGCAACACGGCTTCTGCGATTCCTGCGCTGATGGGCGGCGTGCGATCGGTGCCGGGAATTTTTGTGGGCGCCAGCACTTTCCTCATTTTGTCTACCACCAGGAACGCGTTCTTTTCTGTCGTGTCGGCGAGCACCAGCGCGATGGTGGTGAGATCGTAGCGTATGGCCACATCATTCTGGCGGATGTGCGAAGCCAGACTCTGGCCTATCTGCTGCATCAGGTTTTCCACTGCGGTTTCGCCAATCTCCTTCACCATGGCGGAGGCCTTGCCGAAATGAAGCAGCATCAAGGTCAATGGAGTTTTCTGCTGCAGTGACCGCCGCACTTCAGAAAGAAGAACGTCCAGATAAGAAGGCCGCTTCAGCAGGCCGGATTTTTCGTCGGTAACGGCCAGCGTCTTCATCAATGTGCGCAGGCGTACGTTGCTCACCGCCAGCACCATCTGCTCCGCGATGGTCTTCAACACCACCACATCCGTCTGCTGCCATTGCCGCGGGGACGTCTGCTCCAGAATCAGGATCCCGGATTGCTCACCTGAATCGAGCAGTGGCACCGCCAGCAGCGACTCAATGTTCAAGGCGTGAATGTGCTCCGCTGCCGGAGCCAGTTCACGCGATGCCTTGGCATTGGCGATGTTCACCGCGCCGTTCGCCGCAAGTTGCTGCGTGAGTCCAATCAATTTCACGATGGCCATTACATCAGACTGCTTTACTCCCGGCGCGCAGTATTCCAGCGCAGCGGAAGGGGGCTTGCCGATGGTGCACAACCCCGCCACGCATCGGCTGGCGTTATAGTGGCGTCCAATATCGTTGACCGCTGTAAACAGCACGCTTTTCACGTTGACCTGGCGATAAATATTCCGCGTAATCTCCGTGACGCGGGCAAAATTATCTACGGCATTCTCTTCGTAAGTAGCAGCAGAAGGTGGCGGCGGAGCAGCGGCTTTCTCTTTCGGAGCCGCATCTGGAGTAGTGGCTCGCGCCGCTGCTTCATACACTGGCGTGAATCCCGCCGATATATAAAGGTGGCGCAGCTTTTCATTTTTCAGCTCTTCGCGCGGGAAAAGCTTGCTGACGCGTTCAATCCGCTCCAGCGCCTTGGAGCGCATACCGTATTGCAGGTAAATCTCCGCCTGCAGAATAAAGTCTTCCAGCACGGTTGGCTCGGATTCGCCACGCGTCGGCGCTGCCGCGGTCGGCTCAGGCACAGCCACGGCTGCCGCCTGCGGCTTATTGTCAGTCCGATGAAACCGGTTGGCAATGCGGCTGTATGCGTGGTCGTCAATCCGTCCGCGTAGCATCTCAAGGCGCTTGGCGTGGCCGGGCTCGTAAGGATCAAGTTCAGCGGCGCGGTCCAGCGTCTCACCGGCTTGTCCGTACTTGCCTGCGGAATAATAAAGTTGAAAGAGCTTCAGCAGCGTATTGCTGTACTCATGCTCCCGATTCGCGGTGTCAAAGAGTTTGACCAGGTATTCAGTGAATCCGAGCGTCGCCAGCCTGCGATCGGACATTTCATACATGCTGGTAATGAATTCACGCCGCCGTCCTGCGGACGTTTCATGCTCTTCAAGCTTCCTGGCCAATTCCAGCGCGCCACGCGTGTCATTGATGTCCAGATAGACGCCTACCAGTGAAGCCACTTCTTCCAATTGCTGTGGGTCTTTCTCGAAAGCTTCCCAGGTGTAAGGTTCGGCTTCCGCCGGACGTTTGGCAGCCATCAGCGCATGGGCGTAAAGCTCACGCAATTCAGGCAAGCCCTTTACCTTGGTCACAACCGGTTCCAGCACGGCCAGGCATTCAGTGACCGCGTTGCGGGAAAACAGTCCACGTCCGTAGAGATAGATTGCCTGGAAGTTCAGTTGGTCGAAATTGTAGGCGCGCTCATAGGATTGAAATCCTGAGCCCGGCGACTCCTGGTCCTGCAAAAGCCCGAGCTGAACAAAGTTCGACGCGGCGGTTTTGCCTTCGCCCAGCGCAGCAGCCTTTTCCCCCGTGAGTTGCAGGTTTTCGATGGTTGGCGAAAGTTCAACAATGCGCTTGCATGCCGCCAGGGCCTGCTTATCTTTGTGTTGCCGTTCGAATCCCTGCAACGCCGTAGTGTAGGCATCCAGCGCTTCTTTGCGGTCGCGCTTTTCCGTGAGCTGGGCGTATTGAAACGTCTGGGTTGGGGTTGGCGTGG harbors:
- a CDS encoding GNAT family N-acetyltransferase; the encoded protein is MEQGVAKQRVVLETRRLRLREFVPQDADALLAVLGDPVAMQYYPAAFDRKGVEEWIERNRNRYRGEGFGLWAMLLRKTNEVIGDCGCFLRDVDGRDDIEIGYHVRRDLWGNGYATEAAQACMQYAFTKMGVGRVISLIRPENMPSIRVAEKNGLTCEKIIFWRGYDHCIYAKQNR
- the dnaK gene encoding molecular chaperone DnaK, which translates into the protein MGKIIGIDLGTTNSVVAVMEGGEPKVIANEEGGRTTPSVVGFTKSGERLVGQVAKRQAITNPENTVYSIKRFMGRRFDEVNEEMKMVPYKVVRQGDHVAVVAQGQEYTPQQVSAMILQKLKKAAEDYLGQSVTEAVITVPAYFNDAQRQATKDAGKVAGLDVKRIVNEPTAAALAYGLDKKKEETIAVYDFGGGTFDISILEVGEGVIEVKSTNGDTHLGGDNIDQRIVDWLVEEFKKDEGLDLRAKGNEMALQRLRDAAEKAKIELSTTMESEINLPFITADATGPKHLVKKLTRTKLEQMVDDIIQRSVAPCKQALKDAGVDASKIDEVVLVGGQTRMPRIQALVKELFGKEPHKGVNPDEVVAIGAAVQAGVLAGDVKDLLLLDVTPLTLSIETLGGVATQMIPRNTTIPTKKTETFSTAADSQPSVEVHVLQGERPLAKDNRTLGKFHLTGLPPAPRGVPQIEVTFDIDANGILNVTAKDKATNKEQKIQITSSSGLSKEEVERMAKEAEAHSAEDKAKREEIEARNQLDGMVYQVEKMLKENGDKISGDEKGQVESAVADAKKALEGTDAAAMNAAREKLTAASHKLAEAMYKAQQAAPADGASGAGPQAGAQSNGAGQQEKKDEGVIDAEYVDVEDKR
- a CDS encoding nuclear transport factor 2 family protein; this encodes MKYMRRRGLRMFAVAALLPMMALAQNNAKATKPAGPQDATTQQVTQLVRDFLANVPKNDPKVFQEFFADDVIYTRATGLTVTKADILKNIDVRSTSDPQMTFEGDDFTVHPYGEMAVVNFRLIAHNTENGKPTTAYYRNTGTFLKRNGKWQAVAWQATKVPEKQ
- a CDS encoding diguanylate cyclase — its product is MADISKRLEKAEKYLQRSKPEAALEEYLDILAEEPRNLQVLQAAADLCLLLDRRPQGVDLFSSLLEQEFEAGESAKGSVTYKKLCKLTTPTPTQTFQYAQLTEKRDRKEALDAYTTALQGFERQHKDKQALAACKRIVELSPTIENLQLTGEKAAALGEGKTAASNFVQLGLLQDQESPGSGFQSYERAYNFDQLNFQAIYLYGRGLFSRNAVTECLAVLEPVVTKVKGLPELRELYAHALMAAKRPAEAEPYTWEAFEKDPQQLEEVASLVGVYLDINDTRGALELARKLEEHETSAGRRREFITSMYEMSDRRLATLGFTEYLVKLFDTANREHEYSNTLLKLFQLYYSAGKYGQAGETLDRAAELDPYEPGHAKRLEMLRGRIDDHAYSRIANRFHRTDNKPQAAAVAVPEPTAAAPTRGESEPTVLEDFILQAEIYLQYGMRSKALERIERVSKLFPREELKNEKLRHLYISAGFTPVYEAAARATTPDAAPKEKAAAPPPPSAATYEENAVDNFARVTEITRNIYRQVNVKSVLFTAVNDIGRHYNASRCVAGLCTIGKPPSAALEYCAPGVKQSDVMAIVKLIGLTQQLAANGAVNIANAKASRELAPAAEHIHALNIESLLAVPLLDSGEQSGILILEQTSPRQWQQTDVVVLKTIAEQMVLAVSNVRLRTLMKTLAVTDEKSGLLKRPSYLDVLLSEVRRSLQQKTPLTLMLLHFGKASAMVKEIGETAVENLMQQIGQSLASHIRQNDVAIRYDLTTIALVLADTTEKNAFLVVDKMRKVLAPTKIPGTDRTPPISAGIAEAVLQERFDAVDMVTEVINRVESALEIARSEGGNKAHSLAPVVQPNAVA
- a CDS encoding helix-turn-helix transcriptional regulator; the protein is MTAKRKSKGAYMISSVAEMYGIHPQTLRLYEREGLLKPSRTDGNTRLYTEEDLQRLEFILNLARDLGVNIAGIAIILQMRERMEDMNRKMQEFVRFVQDEVAFRASNAHADPSKGAIIPLRKPTINVTPRDRKK
- a CDS encoding J domain-containing protein — encoded protein: MATTQQKDYYGALGVKKTASAEEIRKAFRKLARKYHPDVNPNDKKSEEKFKEISEANDVLSDPKKRKIYDQLGFYSDNIDPAAAEAYSRGGGFGAGGFGATPPGGRGGQGFDFNGFDFSDLGGAGGRSGGGGGFRDIFSSIFGGGRGGAATEVGPEHGTDLEYQVNVGFWDAIRGAVMRLSITRLDTCTNCHGSGVVGTPTTCPQCHGSGHITQSGGGMKFNVACPRCGGSGKVQPPCPVCHGEGAVERTEPLEVRVKAGTRDGQRIRIAGKGNAGLHGGQPGDLYVIIRVGEHPVFRREGDDIYVTIPVAAWESALGAKIEVPTIDGRSQLKIPPGTQSGQKLRLREKGVPSATHEDNRGDEIVEIKIMVPEAHDLKARELWQELHELHKDDPRAELWSKV